Part of the Aquabacterium sp. NJ1 genome, AGGACCCTTCTGGCACCTATCCGGAAACCACCTCCGCCACCGAGGCCGATGGCAAGCTGTTCATCCAGAGCCTGCACGCCCACACGATTGGCTGGATCCCGTATGTGGGGCCGCAGGTGCCACGTGCCGAGATGGAGTCCTACCTGGAAGGCACCACGGCCAAGTGAGTGCCGGGGCGGTTGGTGAAGCGGCGGTGCGGCTCAGCGCAGCCAGGCGTCCCAAGCTGTCTTGAGGATCAGGGCGCCCACCACGATCAGGAAGGCCGCCCGCACAAAGCCGGCGCCATGACGCAGCGCCAGGCGGGTGCCCACGGCGCTGCCGGCCACATTGGCCACGGCCATGGGCAGCGAGAGCGCCCAGGCCACGTGCCCGCTGGGGATGAACCAGGCCAGCGCCGCCACATTGGTGGCGAAGTTCAGCCGCTTGGCCCCGGCGCTGGCATGCAGGAAATCCCAGCCCAGCAGGCGTACCAGCGCGAACACGAAGAAGCTGCCCGTGCCCGGGCCGAATATGCCGTCGTAAAAGCCGATGGCGGCGCCCATGCCGGTGGCCAGCAGGGCCTCCGTGCGGGGCGACCAGTGTGGTGCATGGTGGCGCCCCATGTCCTTGCGCCACAGGGTGTAGAGCCACACGGCTGCGAGCACGAAGGGCAGGGCGCCGCGAAAGCGCGAGGCCGGCACGCGCGTGGCCAGCCAGGCGCCGAACAAGGCGCCCAGCATGGCGGCAGCGATGGCGCCCAGCAGGCGCATTGACGGCAGGGTGACCCGTCTGGCGTATTGCCAGGCCGCCCAGCCCGTGCCCCAGATGGATGCGGCCTTGTTGGTGCCCAGCAGCGTCGCGGGCACGGCCTGCGGGAAAAGCCCGAACAACGAGGGCACGATGATCAAGCCACCGCCGCCCACAATGGCGTCGACCAGGCCGGCACCGGCTGAGGCCGCCAGCATCAGGCTGATGTTGAGCGCGTTGAGGTCGAGCAACTCAACTGCGCACTTCGCCCTGGCCCAGCACCACGAACTTCAGCGAGGTCAGGCCTTCAAGGCCAACCGGGCCGCGTGCGTGGAACTTGTCCGTGCTGATGCCGATCTCGGCGCCCAGGCCGTATTCGAAGCCGTCGGCAAAGCGTGTGGACGCGTTGATCATCACGCTGGCCGAGTCCACCTCGCGGATGAAGCGCATTGCGTTGGGGTGGTTGGTGGTGAGGATCGAGTCCGTGTGGTGCGAACCATACTTGTTGATGTGGGCGATGACCTCGTCAAGCGTGTCCACCACCTTCACGGCGATCACCGGTGCGAGGTATTCCTCGTACCAGTCCTGCTCGGTGGCGTCGACCACCTGGGCACCGGGCACGTCGGCCAGGATGGCCTTGGCACGGGCATCGGCGCGCATTTCCACGCCCTTGTCGGCGAACACCTTGCCGATGCGGGGCAGGAAGGCCGCCGCCT contains:
- a CDS encoding TSUP family transporter; protein product: MLAASAGAGLVDAIVGGGGLIIVPSLFGLFPQAVPATLLGTNKAASIWGTGWAAWQYARRVTLPSMRLLGAIAAAMLGALFGAWLATRVPASRFRGALPFVLAAVWLYTLWRKDMGRHHAPHWSPRTEALLATGMGAAIGFYDGIFGPGTGSFFVFALVRLLGWDFLHASAGAKRLNFATNVAALAWFIPSGHVAWALSLPMAVANVAGSAVGTRLALRHGAGFVRAAFLIVVGALILKTAWDAWLR